In Neovison vison isolate M4711 chromosome 11, ASM_NN_V1, whole genome shotgun sequence, one genomic interval encodes:
- the PURG gene encoding purine-rich element-binding protein gamma, whose translation MERARRRGGGGGRGRGGKNVGGSGLSKSRLYPQAQHSHYPHYAASATPNQAGGAAEIQELASKRVDIQKKRFYLDVKQSSRGRFLKIAEVWIGRGRQDNIRKSKLTLSLSVAAELKDCLGDFIEHYAHLGLKGHRQEHGHGKDQASRRRQKHSAPSPPVSVGSEEHPHSVLKTDYIERDNRKYYLDLKENQRGRFLRIRQTMMRGTGMIGYFGHSLGQEQTIVLPAQGMIEFRDALVQLIEDYGEGDIEERRGGDDDPLELPEGTSFRVDNKRFYFDVGSNKYGIFLKLSNFPKSRENINPFHCCQIQHKEQPYDTTKTVEE comes from the exons ATGGAAAGAGCCAGGCGaaggggaggcggcggcggccgcggccgcGGCGGCAAGAATGTAGGGGGCTCTGGCCTAAGCAAGAGTAGACTCTATCCCCAGGCCCAGCACTCCCACTACCCCCACTACGCGGCTTCAGCCACCCCTAATCAGGCTGGGGGCGCAGCCGAAATCCAGGAGCTGGCCTCCAAACGAGTGGACATCCAGAAAAAGAGGTTTTACCTAGACGTAAAGCAAAGCTCCCGGGGCCGGTTCCTAAAGATAGCCGAAGTCTGGATAGGGAGAGGCCGGCAGGACAATATCAGAAAGAGTAAACTGACTCTGTCCCTGTCTGTGGCAGCGGAGCTGAAGGACTGTCTAGGGGACTTCATCGAGCATTACGCCCACCTGGGCCTGAAAGGCCACCGGCAAGAGCATGGCCACGGCAAAGATCAAGCCTCCAGGAGGAGACAGAAGCACTCGGCACCCTCCCCACCTGTCTCTGTAGGGTCCGAAGAGCACCCTCATAGTGTCCTCAAAACAGACTACATAGAGAGGGACAATAGGAAGTATTATCTAGACCTAAAGGAAAATCAACGGGGTCGCTTCCTAAGAATTAGACAAACCATGATGCGAGGGACTGGCATGATAGGTTATTTTGGTCACAGTTTGGGCCAAGAGCAGACTATTGTGCTCCCAGCACAAGGAATGATTGAGTTTCGTGATGCCTTGGTTCAGCTCATTGAAGACTATGGCGAAGGGGACATAGAAGAACGAAGAGGTGGAGATGATGACCCACTTGAACTCCCAGAGGGGACTTCTTTCAGAGTGGACAATAAAAGGTTCTACTTTGATGTGGGCTCTAATAAATATGGAATTTTCCTGAAG cT ctCAAATTTCCCTAAATCCAGAGAGAATATCAACCCTTTTCACTGTTGTCAAATCCAGCATAAGGAACAGCCCTATGACACTACAAAAACAGTTGAGGAATAA